taacgaaaatgaaatttattgtaCCTGCTATCACTACTGGAACTACTCTGTCTGATTTATTTCTTCCAATATTTGCTACATGACATATAAACAACGACTTGTGTTAAGCAATACTCGTAACATTAATTGCTATGTAAATTGCAGATTACAATTCCATGATAATAGTAGTAAATACATTCACTGCACCTAGGAACGATACGGGGAAGATCGAACAGTTAATTAGGCAAGAATCGAAAACAATACCTATTATTGGTGATAGTAATTAAGGTGACGGCAAAGTCCAAGCATAAATTGGCATAAAGGAAGCTGGAACGTGACTTATTTTTGTATGCCTgggtagaaaaagaaaatttttcatactCTTTGTAACCTGCacattatatattttactgTACATAAAAATGGAGAACATATATCGTGCATAACTTtcggaaaattaaaaaatattatcaagTTATCTTCCtacacttttatatatttctagAGTCGCTGTCAATACATATTAATCTGTTATATACTATTCGCCCTCGGTTCTCATCATCGACTCCCTCATCAAGGTAAAGTAGGAAAATGTAGAACTTAAAAGCTGTGAACAAAAAGTTGGAATTTTGGTAATTTAATCACGGCGTTCCAGAAGCCGTACTATTTGCAAAGCTATATGGAGGAATGAAAATAAGTTGCCTACCGCAGTAAAAGTCTCCAAAGACACAGGAAAAAATCCACCAGCCGTCAGACAGCACGGTTTCAACGATCTTatcataataaatttcatatctGATCGTATTGATCTGCCAACTTTGTTCATTGGCAAAGTGCACCACAATCCGGAATATACCGTTGTAGTAATGTTGGTGCTTTCTTCTATCATAAAATGGCAAGTGTACGTAAGGAAACAAAGGTGAATCAGGCTGCCAATTACGTGGAATACGAAAGTGAGAAGCATGGACCTACTTGTGTCTGCCTGTACATACATCCGAAGGTATATTTCTATAGCGTCAACAATAACGAATTTCTGTAAAGCTTAAAGGTAAAGCATAAAGGACGTTCGTAGATTTCCGCCATTTTTACATTACCCTAATCTTTTTTAAATACGGACATCCTTAGTGGAAAGCCCTTTAAAGCTTGATACGAACCACAATTATTTCGTAGCAATCCAATCCCATTAACAGACTTAAAATTGCCACGTGCACAAAAATCGTCATGGTATATATTTGTTCGAGCTTCATGCagaattcaataattaattgatgATGTTGTACGCACTTCTTGAGAGCTGTATAACAATGATCGGTGTACATGATTGCGTTCATCTCTTTGCTTTCGACATTCCAGAAATTCAATATTCTGTATTGTAGTATGCGAAATTGACCCATTACGTGCAGATTAAAGACGCATAAAAACATTTCAGGGGAAATGTACGAGATGCCAATTACGTATGCGGAGATCACCTGAACGAATACTATAAATCAATGGTATAGTAGCCACAGAAACATAGAGTGATCATTAAGTGATTAAACCTACACAGGTAGGTCAAAAGAATCCGCATCGTTGGGAATTCTTTTCAACGAGCCCTATTACCactacaaaaaaaaaaaacaacaattTATTCGTCATTTGGTAGAACACACCTTTAGAAACTTTTTCCGATCAGTTTCAACTTTTAACATCGGTCACTCATAACCCCTTCTGTTTGACGTGGTAAATGGAAACGAAGGATGTGTTAATTTACATATGAATTACATTAACGATCACGCTATATTTCTACGATAACTATAATCATACGTATTtgttttaaaagaaaaattaacattacCTGAAAAGTAAACATTAGTTCGAAATACGGTGTCTCAGATAAGGGCCAGTCGACCCACATCTTGAATGGAAGTACTCTGTCCGATTTATTTCGTCCAAGGTTTTCTGAAATAtgaatcatattttttttatagttGCAGCCacaacaaatatttattatgaaatgGAAAACGCATCAGGAAGTATAGGAAGGTATTCTTCTCCCATTAGGGTCATATTTGATTTAATTCACTTACCAACAATAGGTGTGACCACATATCCGGACAAACTGAGATGTAGAAAAGCGATTGCGAAGATCGCATACCGTGTGCAATATTTTACAGATACAGCAAAAATCAGTCGTTCCTCGGGAGTATATTTGCAATGCCAGAAGTGCCGTTCCGCGTAGAAAAAAGCGTCTGTCAACTTAGCTCTATTAAAGTTTAGGATGAGCATCTTAATTGTTGACATACCGATACACATCATGTTCATTGTCAGATACATACAACGCTGAAAACACAATACACCTGAtgatcatataatttttaatcaaataataaagaaGCAACAACTTCATAGGTTTTTAATCAATAGAACTTTCAGATActtatttaaaatgttatcACTTGATATAGTAtcaaattaaatcatttttcctAATGATTCAACCAAGCACACTGACGTGATCACTTACAGTTGCATCACCCCACGAGTTGTAAATATCTACCACATGCAGGTATATCCCATACAAAAGTGCACCGGCGGTATACGTCGCTGATATCTTCCTTTGCCGTTCTTCAGTCACATTTTGTGGTAGCCATACTCCTGTGTACTTTGTTATATACTTCGCTGAAACGATAGAGAAATCCGTGTACGATCTGGTGTCCATGGCGATTGTCGGAAAACTGACATCTTGGCTTTTGATGTACAGCGTAGCTATTGCAAAAACATCAAAAACGTTTCGAAGATATTCAGTGTCATGACGCCACTGTAATTACCAAGGCACGTTCATAATCAAGTATGTACAAAGGTTTTTCCCCTTCTCATTCGCACCTTCAGTCATAAAACATGGGGTTTCGGTCATAGGAACGACAGTTGGACAGATCGAACCATGAATTATGCAAGGGCGGATTAGCTATCATTGTCACACACCCGAAGACAGATGATCCGTTTTTAATCAATACGTTGCAAAGTAACAAAATGTCCAGTTCCATAGGTAATCGTGCAATAAGGATGTTCATTTGTAACGTTCGATTCGCGAATTGTATGGAATACAAAGTGGtgtttatataatattttagtGCAAGATGACGTGACGGAAGCGACGACAATGTGTGAAGTTGAGAATGGAGAAGAGGATAAGCAGGATACATACTTGTTGGAAAGGTTTCGATGTATAGAAgttgttttttaattacaagTAGTATGGAGATCAAGACTTTTACACGAGGAGGCACGACCATTATTCTTTGATATCACAGCAGGAGAAAAAGTAATTCATGCTATTTATATCGAACATACTATATTTTGCTCTAcacaaaaatgtaaaatgtacaATAATTGCGATATTTTTTACACACTGAAAACTGTTCACTATTCACATTCTTTTTACAGGTTTGTAAGTTTCTTATATCGCATTTAATTCATATTA
The genomic region above belongs to Osmia bicornis bicornis chromosome 9, iOsmBic2.1, whole genome shotgun sequence and contains:
- the LOC114880847 gene encoding odorant receptor 4-like isoform X1 codes for the protein MDTRSYTDFSIVSAKYITKYTGVWLPQNVTEERQRKISATYTAGALLYGIYLHVVDIYNSWGDATRCMYLTMNMMCIGMSTIKMLILNFNRAKLTDAFFYAERHFWHCKYTPEERLIFAVSVKYCTRYAIFAIAFLHLSLSGYVVTPIVENLGRNKSDRVLPFKMWVDWPLSETPYFELMFTFQVISAYVIGISYISPEMFLCVFNLHVMGQFRILQYRILNFWNVESKEMNAIMYTDHCYTALKKCVQHHQLIIEFCMKLEQIYTMTIFVHVAILSLLMGLDCYEIIVADTSRSMLLTFVFHVIGSLIHLCFLTYTCHFMIEESTNITTTVYSGLWCTLPMNKVGRSIRSDMKFIMIRSLKPCCLTAGGFFPVSLETFTALLSSTFSYFTLMRESMMRTEGE
- the LOC114880847 gene encoding odorant receptor 4-like isoform X2; this encodes MDTRSYTDFSIVSAKYITKYTGVWLPQNVTEERQRKISATYTAGALLYGIYLHVVDIYNSWGDATRCMYLTMNMMCIGMSTIKMLILNFNRAKLTDAFFYAERHFWHCKYTPEERLIFAVSVKYCTRYAIFAIAFLHLSLSGYVVTPIVENLGRNKSDRVLPFKMWVDWPLSETPYFELMFTFQVISAYVIGISYISPEMFLCVFNLHVMGQFRILQYRILNFWNVESKEMNAIMYTDHCYTALKKCVQHHQLIIEFCMKLEQIYTMTIFVHVAILSLLMGLDCYEIIVADTKESTNITTTVYSGLWCTLPMNKVGRSIRSDMKFIMIRSLKPCCLTAGGFFPVSLETFTALLSSTFSYFTLMRESMMRTEGE